From the genome of Chaetodon trifascialis isolate fChaTrf1 chromosome 4, fChaTrf1.hap1, whole genome shotgun sequence:
AATTCATTCTAAAGGAGTAGACCTAaaataaacatactgtacactcgTTGGAGGGTATGACTGGATTTAAATTTAGGACAAGACATCGGAAATAAAGACTCATCTTCCAATTTAATCAGAAGTCTTCTGTTACACTGAAGGTCAAACGTCAGCTTCTAATGAAGGTGTGAGATAGAGGAACATGGAGGCCGTGCACTGATACTTCCTTGCCCCCCCCCatcctgctctgtgtttctATACTTATCCTTCCTCTGAAAGCCTTCCTCAGACGTCACATGACATGTAACTGCCTGCTTTAGATGATCCAATAAACCTGATGCCACGACAGAGTCCTCAAGCGTCTCCTGGCACCTGCCTGGAGGGTGATGGCAGGCATTGTCTGTTCTACACCTTGTTTTTAGCGTGACGTCCAGGTGCTCAGCGATTCAGTCCCTCTCTTGGCTCCTTGCCCCATCCTGGAGGAGGGAGTCCAGCTGGAAATAAagcccccctcctcacccccacAAGTGGTTGGACTTGAGTCCGTGACCCCCACCTCCACCCGTCTACGGCCGGAGCATGTCACCTAAGCCTTCAGACATGCAGCGTTCATTCTGCGGGATTTATTTCAGCTCAGCAGAACTGAAGCAGAGGGAGGTGGGACGCGTTTAAGAAGCCCAGTGTTGAGTTTCCTCATGTCACAGTGTGTTATGACATAAGAGCGCTGTAGTAATGCACATAAGTGAACACTTCCAAAACAATATCAGGCATGGACTGAGACTGCTGTGGCTTCTGCTGCAGAGGTGTCCTTTGAGGTTCACGGCTTCCCAGCAACATCAGCCTCCTGCTGACTGGTGACCTGAACAGCTTGTAAATGCACAACATCAGAGATGAATGGACCGAACGTTGTCTTGTCTCAGGTAACAGCTGAGCGCAGTGTAAGAGCAACGCAGCACGTCCTTATTTATAGTTTCTGGTATTCAAATTATCATTCTACATTTCCTTTGAGGTTGTAAACAGAGTTACACTCCACAAAGAGCAGTCGTGTCCTGTTGTACTGTTGGATACACACTTTGACAGCGTGCTTATTGCCTGAGACTGCAGTCACATTAGATTTGGTAATCATCCTTAACATCCTGATTTGTTTGCTGGTGGTCATGCTGGTCAAGCTGGTTGGATtttcatggtctccagaggataaATCTTACCCCTAAATTCACAGGCTGCATTCTGCTGCCAGTCCATCGAGCCGGACGTGACGTCAGCTGCAGGAAGTGTGCAgactcttcttttctttttattttcaataattTGAGTCTTAAATCAAATTGCTACTACCCATTTTCATCTTTAAATTGATTTACCATGCAGTCACACCACCTCTAAGGTCTGCTCAGTCTGAAGACACATCATCACAATCAGGCTGTGCTTTCCTTCTACCactaactttatttattttacatatttgttGATATCATTGAGGGTTCTCTCAGCGTTGGCTTGGATTTGATGAAGTCTAATATGAAATTGCTGCAGTATGTATTAAAGAATCggtgtgtttccaggtgttggGGAGAATttctgcatatgtgaaaaaagaTGAATTAAGTTTTTGTGTCAAGTCTGTTTGGAAGAAGTGATCTTACAGAACCTgaagctgctgtagctgctactagcataacagCCTAAACTCCcattgagttgcattgtgggtaatgaaGTGCCAGGCTTTACATCTGAATGTTGTCTTTGTTTAGCCTCTTCTCACCTGTGACAGGTGTTGCCACAGGTGCAGCAGACTTTCAGCCAGAGGAAAACGGTGTAACATGCTTCTCTAAAGTGACCTGTGAAAGTGTCACGATGACCAGCGTTGAGTCAATCTGATTTATAAatcagtaaattaataaaattaatCTTCTTTGGTTCTGTCTGATGTGAAACGACACACCTGTGCACTCACTCTGCTCTCTTGTCTGCTCGTGTCCTCAGTGAAACTGTTCCCAGTCACCTGTGAGTACATCAAAGGAGAAAAGCAGTTCTACTACAGAGCTCAGCAGTTCTACGCAGACGTCCCCGCCTCGGAGGAAGGCATGATGGGAGATTTTGTGGAGATAAGCAACGTTGATCTGGAGGGCTCCCGGCAGTTTCTGAAGAGGTTTGTGGTGAGTCACGAGACATTAACTCACACTGGGTTTCCACGTCTGCAGTTCTTCATCATCCTGACTGTCTTCGTCTTGTTTCACGTGCATGGCAGGAGGCCTGAGCGACACGACGCCAGCCCATAAACACCAACAGGTCTACAGAACGACCCGAGGCAACAGCTGTTCATCAGTTTGTTCTGAGGTCATCTTTTACAAGCACTAATTAGTttacagtggaggaggaggagaagtttCTGAGCGCCTTCTGCTGGGAAACATGTAGAGTCATAAATAACGAGTCGTGTGTAAGCGACCTAAGAGGACGCATCTTAAAGGGAGAGGTGTCAGAATCTGGTCTTGACACCTGTAAAGCGGtgaattttctgtgtttttgaacCTCCTCAAACTCGGTGTCTCAACATGTCTTTATGCACGCACACGTGTATCTTTGTTTGTTCAAGCCAGTGAATGTCAGCGTGGACTACAGGAGGCTTTTTTAGACGCTGGGAGAGTCCAAGTGCTAATTCAGGGGAATGGGTTTGGCCCAGAGACCGGGTTATTTAGAGGATCAGTTTTACAGGAGCTCTAATTATAAACTGCTAAGATTGGATGCTTTAAAGGAACTGCAGATGGCTAAGTGGCTGCTTTTGCACTGGTGCTAATGTAAACACAACAGCCCTGATTTAACACAGCTCAGTTGTGGTGCCGTGTTCACCGCTACTATAGTCTGCTAAATATGTTGAATGTCAGTTTTCTATTCTCAGCACGCAGCCCGCTCTGTCTGCAAAGAACCATGAAAGCTTAGAGGCGTATTACAGCAAACTGCATCTACGTTACTTTGAGTTATCGATGCAGAAAACACTGTCACAgattgattattttcattattgattaaacAGTTTGGTTAGTTTATaaaatgttaaagaaaaaaatggttgATCAGAGCAAATTCTTTAAGTCCAGAGTCAGAgaatttttgcttttaaaacaaCTAAGACAGTCAACCAATTAGTAAAAGCTTTGCTGAATAATTTCTCTTGACTGAGTAACTGATTAACCAACCAGTACTTCCATCTCCAGTGAGCAGCAGTGGGCTCCGACTTCAAGCCAGTGTTCACTACGACAGAAGCACCAGGCATCCTGACATGTTATCAAAGAGCATTTTTGCATCTCTAAACTTGAGGATAACCTCCAAACTTAAACCAAATGAAAGCTGTGAAGCAGCCATAAAGAGTTTAGCTGTGAGTGGCTGTCTCCTGTGGCTCTGAGCAGAGATGTGATTGGATCATTGTAAGTCAGATCCAGAGTCACTTTTCTTTCCATATATTTTAGATGTTGTTGACGTGGTGGTTTTATGAAGTATTGATTGTACATTATACAAAGGAGAAACCCAGGAAAAGGGGAGAGCTGGCAGGTATGTTAGTGGAATATTGTATTACAGTAACATCTGGgttgaaaaacagcaaatctttcTTTAATCAATCCTCACAGCCACGTGACACAGCATGGCAGCCAATGACCTTTGAAACGCTGCACGGCATTACATAACGAGGTTCAGGAGCTCTGTTTCACGGCACCTCACACGGGTGATACATGTCTCAGAGTGATGTGAGGCTGAAGCTGCTTCAGGGCTCTACATACAGCTGCTTACTCAGTTAAAGCTGgtgatgtttgctttttgtgtgtgtgcatcaaatGTCCAGAAATGCAGTTTTAGCTTCTCGTGTACATGCAAAGACCCTGAATGATGGATCAAAGACACCTAAAGGGTTCTTTCTCTTCCACCAACGCTTCCACAAATGTGTGGTGGGCTACACATCGCCCTCTTCCATCATCTCCTCCTGGCTGTGAGCAGCTCCTGTTTAAACCTGACATCACCATTAAAAACAAGTGTGGGTGAAAAAGATTTAGAATACATCCAGATTAAACTGAGCTACATACAAACGGAGCAATATGGCAGTAATTCACTGAAACCAGGAAGCCTCGTGTAACAAGCGCACACAGCGCTCCTCGGGGCCCCATCTTTCATACAATCACACACTGGGGCCCCTGATGCTGAGGGGTTGGAGTGAGGTCAGAATACCAAATGAAAAGGGTGAAAAACCAACATGATTCAAGTGAGGTGACTTTTTGTTCCCTCCTGGTAAAGTTCATGGTTTCGCTGCCCTGAGGAACTGAGGTCTACTTGTTTGTGCTGTCGGTGCTTTTGAGGTACAGAGGCCTGACATCTGGAAACACCCAAAGCAAAGAATAGACTCCTTCGTGACTTATAGAAATGGTAATAAGATGCTGCAGGGAAACTGacgttttgttttctgtgaaacatAAATCCAGCTCTTCTTTTCATGGTTGCCTCAGATTTATTACAAACCATCTTCAATTGAGGCATTTTACTGACGATCCTCTGGAATAGATAAACCTTCAAAAAAGGTTGCATTTTGCTGTAGTTGTGAGTAATTTCTCCCCGCCTCCCCCTCAGGGTCCTGGTAAGGCAGGAACACAATGCGCCCTGGACTGTGGCTGCGGGATCGGCCGTGTGACCAAAGGCGTCCTCCTTCCTGTGTTTGAGAAAATGGAGATGGCGGACATGATGGAGCACTTCCTGCTCCACGCACACGAGGAGTACCTCGGCGACGATGCTGACCGCATCGAGACCTACTACTGCTACAACCTGCAAGAGTTCACACCTCCAAAAAACAAGTATGATGTCATCTGGATGCAGTGGGTGGCATGTAAGTCCAAGAGAGATCTCAATTCACAGCCTGCTCGTTACTGAGGTTAAGTGTATCGAGATACATGAATTGTCATGTATTGTTATGACTACATGCACAGGCCAAGTTGTGCCTTTGTAGACCTGTAGAGTGGTGCCATGTCGGGTTAATGAGGAGAGATTCCCAGCTGTCTTCTTTCAACCACACCACCAGACAAAAGGCTGCCTTTGGCCAATTCAGCAAAACCAGATTAGATTTTATACCAACATGTTGCTAATTAGTTATTCCTATGTGCCTGGGAAAGACTGTAGTTATGGCAGgtaaatgtgtttgtggttaAGCAACTGAAACattatggaaataaaacaataagagTGAAAGTCGGATATGCGGCATGTCCTTCCACCGCCCTCAATACACAACTGGCCTGCGACCTAAAGAGTGCACGACTCATTGACACTAACAGCTGCAGGATCGTCCCATGTGAACACGATTCCCATCAATACTGAGCTGTTTTTAGGTAAGACTACTACTGATTTCCATTTCCTGACTGCTCAGAGGCAGAACATCTTCGgtgctgcttcctcttcttctctgatcACTTACTGGATGGACGTTGTGCTTTTGCTTGACTGATTTCTGTGGTACCATTTGGACATTGATGCTTGTCCAAAGTGCTGATTTGTATCTGAGTTGCTGCCTCAAGTGAAGGAGTTCCAACATACTTGGATCTTGTTCACCGGTGATCTATTCCGACTGTCACCTGGTCAAGAGCTTCAGATAGTGTCGGAAAGCCTTTGGGCAGGATGAGGATCATGAACAATCAGAAGGAGCTTGAAGTACATCACTGTTACTGCTGCAGTTTAGGAGGCTCAGCATCTGACCAGGAAACCTCCTGGATGCCTCTCTGTGGAAGTGTTCTGGACACGTGAAGACCCAGAACACGCTGGAGAGATGATATCTCAACAGAGCTGGAAATGCCTCGGGACCTGTCAGGAGCTCAAGGACAAGGACTTCTGGCCTGTTTGGatgaggaagaaatgaaaagataatATTTCCCTTTTTAGTGTCAGTGCCTGTATTGGCCCCAAGATTGTGGTCAACAGATGCATGAAGCAACATAACCTGTTTTTAAGTCAAGTGCTGCTGACTCCATTTAGTTTAGGTGTACATCAGTTTATTTACAGGTATCTCAGCTGTGGTTGGTTGATTATTTTGTCTTcattccttttctgtctttctcctcagGCCACCTCACAGACAAGGACCTGCTGAACTTCCTGATTCACTGTAAGAGAAGCCTGCGTCCAAATGGCGTCATCATAATAAAGGACAATATGGCTCGGCAGGGCTGCAAGCTGGACCCTATAGACAGCAGCATCAGCCGCCACCTGGACATCATGAAGTGCATCATCGGCAAGGCCGGCCTGGAGATCCTGGCCATTGAGAAGCAGGAAGGCTTCCCCGAGATCATCATGCCTGTCTGGATGATTGCTATGAAATAGAAGTGACGTTAAGTCTGAGGAAAATCGAACCTAAAGCTGAATTCAAATGTTATTCCTCTTTTGTTTGAATCTAGATTTGTGATCAAGTCTCTGAAAGCTAcaccaacacagacagaaatcttAACGATGTCATTGGGAGATAAATCCTGAAACGGCGGTGTGGATGGCGTGAAGGCAACAGAGGTGATGGATGTTAACTTTCTACAGCAGCACACTGTACGTCCACAAAGCTGTAATTTATTGCCAGCCGACCACCTCCGGGTTTTGTATCTTGatgacctgaaacacagacgGTCAGTTCTCTGGAGTGTAACCTGGAGAAGCTTGTTCCTGTTGGGATCCCTGGAATAACATGTGGATTCAGATTTACTCTTTGGTTTCTCCTCTGAGTGaatgatttatttcagtttttgacTAAATCCAACATGTTTCAGCACAGGTACGACATATCAGAAACAATATGAATCTTtagatttgttttaaaaagtaaatGGCTTTATATCTTTGAATATGGTTAACGTGATCTGTATCTGGCTTCTGGATCTGGATAATGACACCTGATCACAGGCCTTTGcaattcatttaatttaataagGCATTTTTCCTGCATTGTGATCAGATCTCTACGTTAGGCAGGACGAGCTGCTGGACTAACATGCTTACCCAACAGGCAGAGAACCACAACCTCATCCAAGGCTAATGGTCAGCAGCATTGCTAACCGGGCTAATGTCACTTTAGCTGGCGTCAGACCAAACATTAGCTGCTACAAGTACAACACAGCCCAGTTTGTGACTGAACCGTCCGCGGTCTACATACCAGGTTTTAGTAAGAAAGACGCACGTGTGGAATAAAAGGACCTCTGGCTCCTGGGTTTGGTTTGGCAACGTGCAGCCAGCCGCACATGTGCATTAGCATTTCTATGAGTGTTCCTACTGACCCAGTTACTTTACATTAGGATGATGTCACACAAATAGAAATGTTTTCTAGGCTCTGAGAAGGTTTTCCATACATAAcccaaaaataatcaaatatgtCCATGGAGTAAAAATTCAGAACACAGAGTGATAATTTAGCTTGTTTGAGCTTCATGGCTCTGGGGAAAAGGCCTTTTCATGCAATACTGGGACAAATCTTCTTCAAACTGTGGCCACAGATTGATTTTACACTAAATCACCTCCAGGTGGGGTCTAGCCAATCGGCCTGTATTCCAGGTGTAACGCTGAGTTTGTGTACATCTGGATTAACCCGTGCTTTTCCAGTGAAGACATCCAGATCCAGATCACATGTTAATGCCAGGTGGAGGAGGGGTCTTAATGTCACCTTTCTATAGTCTGTAGCTCACTGTTCACTTCTGATTGCAGTGGAAATGATGGTCATTCAGAGCAGGTTGGACAGGTGTAAATATTAAGTCAGTCTTTGTGTAAGTATGTGTTTTATACTTTTGCTTGTAACATTGCATAAGAATAGACATTAACAGAGTTTTATATGGATTTCTTCTGTGTGATTCTTCATGTGTAGTGCTTAAATTTAGACCATGATTGTAAGTAAATAAGTATTATTGCAAAATTTACTTGCTTTGAAGAACACCATCAGTACATTTCCATGCATCTTACTGTATGTTAGCTTCCTGCACACAAGCTATAATGACATGTCAAACTTGGGTGTAGTTTTATGATTTTTGAAT
Proteins encoded in this window:
- the ntmt2 gene encoding N-terminal Xaa-Pro-Lys N-methyltransferase 2; the protein is MEISLEDDGSHSSPNFDFKGAHLAFRDRWKETDDTMCRHSMSFHLHHTLRSDFFASYLYLLEKTPVVKLFPVTCEYIKGEKQFYYRAQQFYADVPASEEGMMGDFVEISNVDLEGSRQFLKRFVGPGKAGTQCALDCGCGIGRVTKGVLLPVFEKMEMADMMEHFLLHAHEEYLGDDADRIETYYCYNLQEFTPPKNKYDVIWMQWVACHLTDKDLLNFLIHCKRSLRPNGVIIIKDNMARQGCKLDPIDSSISRHLDIMKCIIGKAGLEILAIEKQEGFPEIIMPVWMIAMK